One region of Brassica napus cultivar Da-Ae chromosome A10, Da-Ae, whole genome shotgun sequence genomic DNA includes:
- the LOC106369648 gene encoding uncharacterized protein LOC106369648 produces MSCLALALQPSNGSDILLQTREWFPPARALIALSFFRQTRQAFSPAKHPHSNPKQKQPPSSSSSAADPDDTTAAEFVGDDPLAASNGQVIVGVESKYRVVYRLVNSIYILGVTVADHDDNSINVFECIHIVNQAVSVIVTACRGVDVTPEKLGRKYAEVYMALDIVLRGVSNIRLAAMLGSMHGDGIAKMVHSALDTENKIRGGGSWASVESHAAEHLASVQAFSSARFELPLETLSSGDEMAASLAPVVVQESEELKEEMEETESLDPFAASETVNKEKELVGGFKKTKDASSKDLTLALAGLEVTTLPPAEATQSTHINVEGFEGEYGGIEFSNEQASIGETFESFSDAWGGGLDPSEFMGPKKIHKKEGLGGLELLHTSDPKAVEGKDGGNVDNLVKKPEMKGPEMYISEEIRTEFRESLLARVGLMGVVYLKTMPPKGSGEEKETEFSFRVEGTSPVKRFAMQSSRVSSLGNGLFHVRTAPSEEPIPILKYSLQPKLTPLPLRVRMVKRVSGTLLSLMIQYVSSPELPQPLKNVDFVLKLPVDPTLLKVSPKAILNRTDRELKWQVPEIPLTGSPGRLRARMPLDSENSEEEAEIICYVKFSVQGSSSLSGITLRAAAEGNTDFYEVDHRFETGVYMCN; encoded by the coding sequence ATGTCATGCTTAGCCTTAGCTCTACAACCATCAAACGGATCTGACATTTTACTCCAAACCAGAGAATGGTTCCCGCCGGCGAGAGCTCTAATCGCTCTCTCCTTCTTCCGCCAAACGCGTCAAGCATTCTCCCCCGCCAAACACCCACACTCAAATCCCAAACAGAAACAAcctccttcctcttcctcctccgccGCAGACCCCGACGATACCACCGCGGCGGAATTCGTAGGCGACGACCCCCTCGCCGCCTCAAACGGACAAGTAATCGTCGGCGTCGAGAGCAAGTACCGCGTCGTGTACCGGCTAGTGAACTCCATCTACATCCTCGGCGTAACCGTCGCGGACCACGACGACAACTCCATCAACGTGTTCGAGTGCATCCACATCGTGAACCAGGCCGTTAGCGTCATCGTAACCGCCTGCCGCGGAGTCGACGTGACTCCGGAGAAGCTCGGGCGGAAGTACGCGGAGGTTTACATGGCGCTCGACATCGTCTTGCGCGGCGTCAGCAACATCCGTTTGGCCGCGATGCTTGGGTCAATGCACGGCGACGGGATCGCGAAGATGGTGCATTCGGCGTTGGACACGGAGAATAAGATCAGAGGAGGAGGTAGCTGGGCGTCTGTGGAGTCTCACGCCGCGGAGCATTTGGCTTCCGTGCAGGCGTTTTCCAGTGCGAGATTCGAGTTGCCGTTAGAGACTCTTTCTTCTGGGGACGAGATGGCTGCGAGTTTGGCTCCAGTGGTGGTGCAAGAATCTGAGGAGTTGAAGGAAGAGATGGAGGAGACTGAGAGTTTGGATCCTTTCGCGGCGTCTGAGACGGTTAATAAGGAGAAAGAACTTGTTGGCGGGTTCAAGAAGACTAAGGATGCTTCCTCTAAGGACTTGACTTTGGCTTTGGCTGGACTCGAGGTGACTACGTTGCCTCCAGCTGAAGCAACGCAGTCTACTCACATCAATGTGGAAGGATTCGAAGGGGAGTACGGTGGGATTGAGTTCAGTAATGAGCAGGCTTCGATTGGAGAGACTTTTGAATCGTTTAGTGATGCTTGGGGCGGCGGGTTGGATCCGTCAGAGTTTATGGGACCGAAGAAGATTCATAAGAAGGAAGGACTCGGCGGGCTTGAGCTGTTGCACACGAGTGATCCCAAGGCGGTGGAGGGTAAAGACGGAGGTAATGTCGATAACTTAGTTAAGAAGCCTGAGATGAAAGGTCCTGAGATGTATATCTCTGAGGAAATTAGAACGGAGTTTAGAGAATCATTGCTTGCTAGGGTGGGACTAATGGGTGTGGTTTATCTGAAAACAATGCCACCTAAAGGCTCTGGTGAAGAGAAAGAAACCGAGTTCTCGTTCCGTGTTGAAGGTACTAGTCCGGTTAAGAGATTCGCTATGCAGAGTTCTCGGGTTAGTAGCTTAGGGAACGGTTTGTTTCATGTTAGAACAGCTCCTTCTGAAGAACCAATCCCTATCTTGAAGTATAGTTTGCAACCTAAGCTAACCCCGTTGCCTCTTAGAGTCCGAATGGTGAAACGAGTCAGTGGGACTTTACTTTCACTCATGATACAATACGTCTCAAGCCCGGAACTACCTCAGCCTCTGAAAAACGTCGATTTTGTTCTGAAACTCCCTGTTGATCCCACATTGCTTAAGGTTTCTCCTAAAGCTATACTAAACAGAACCGATCGAGAACTGAAATGGCAAGTCCCTGAGATTCCTCTCACTGGAAGTCCCGGGAGATTAAGAGCAAGGATGCCTCTCGATTCAGAGAACAGCGAGGAAGAAGCAGAGATCATCTGCTATGTGAAATTCTCGGTTCAGGGAAGTAGCTCTTTGTCTGGTATCACTCTGCGTGCAGCTGCTGAGGGGAATACGGATTTCTATGAGGTAGATCACAGGTTCGAAACTGGAGTTTATATGTGCAATTGA
- the LOC106371526 gene encoding (DL)-glycerol-3-phosphatase 2 codes for MSTPATAGRGSITHVIFDMDGLLLDTEKFYTEVQEIILARFNKTFDWSLKAKMMGRKAIEAARIFVDESGISDSLSAEDFLVEREAMLQELFPTSELMPGASRLIKHLHAKNIPICIATGTHTRHFDLKTQRHKELFSLMHHVVRGDDPEVKQGKPAPDGFLAASRRFKDGPVDPQKVLVFEDAPSGVLAAKNAGMNVVMVPDPRLDISHQDVADQIMTSLLDFKPEEWGLPPFEDSN; via the exons ATGTCGACTCCCGCAACCGCTGGAAGAGGATCGATCACTCACGTGATCTTCGACATGGACGGCCTTCTTCTCG ACACGGAGAAGTTTTACACGGAGGTACAGGAGATCATACTTGCTAGATTCAACAAAACTTTCGATTGGTCTCTCAAGGCTAAGATGATGGGAAGAAAAGCTATTGAAGCTGCCAGGATCTTTGTTGACGAAAGCGGCATCAGCGACTCGCTTTCAGCTGAGGActttcttgttgagagagaggCCATGCTGCAAGAACTCTTCCCTACTAGTGAGCTTATGCCAG GGGCTAGCCGGCTCATCAAGCATCTCCATGCTAAGAACATTCCTATTTGTATTGCTACGGG AACTCACACACGTCACTTTGATCTAAAAACCCAAAGACACAAAGAGCTCTTCTCACTGATGCATCACGTAGTTCGCGGAGATGATCCTGAGGTGAAGCAAGGAAAGCCTGCCCCTGACGGTTTTCTCGCTGCATCTAGGAGATTTAAG GATGGTCCTGTTGACCCACAAAAGGTTCTGGTATTTGAAGATGCTCCTTCCGGAGTTCTTGCTGCTAAAAACGCCGGAAT GAACGTGGTGATGGTACCGGATCCTAGACTAGATATATCTCACCAAGACGTTGCAGATCAAATCATGACTTCGCTACTCGATTTCAAACCAGAGGAATGGGGTTTGCCTCCATTCGAGGATTCAAACTAA
- the LOC106371527 gene encoding auxin-responsive protein IAA33 → MFHQDNTTQQRRDTTTRTPSFMPNTLSRNPNSSSSSGAAGRFPRFGLNVDDDLVSSVVPPVTVVLEGRSICQRVSLDKHESYQSLALVLRQMFVDGADSTSGTDDLDLSNAIPGHLIAYEDMENDLLLAGDLSWKDFVRVAKRIRILPVKGNSRKVRRNE, encoded by the exons atgtttcatcaagacAACACAACGCAACAACGTCGTGACACCACGACAAGAACACCATCCTTCATGCCAAACACTCTTTCGAGAAACCCTAATAGCAGCTCAAGCTCCGGAGCCGCCGGGAGATTCCCAAGGTTTGGACTCAACGTCGACGACGATCTAGTTTCATCCGTGGTTCCTCCGGTTACCGTTGTGCTCGAGGGACGTTCTATCTGCCAACGCGTTAGCCTAGATAAACATGAGAGTTATCAAAGCTTGGCTTTGGTTCTGAGGCAAATGTTTGTAGATGGAGCTGATTCGACTTCCGGGACTGATGATCTTGATCTGTCTAACGCCATTCCTGGACACCTTATTGCTTATGAAGACATGGAGAACGATCTCCTTCTTGCTGGTGATCTCAGTTGGAA GGACTTTGTTCGGGTAGCGAAGAGAATTCGAATCTTGCCGGTGAAAGGGAACTCAAGAAAGGTTAGAAGAAACGAGTGA